The Oryctolagus cuniculus chromosome 5, mOryCun1.1, whole genome shotgun sequence genome includes a region encoding these proteins:
- the USP49 gene encoding ubiquitin carboxyl-terminal hydrolase 49 (The RefSeq protein has 1 non-frameshifting indel compared to this genomic sequence), with protein sequence MDRCKHVGRLRLAQDHSILNPQKWRCLECATTESVWACLKCSHVACGRYIEDHARKHFEETGHPLAMEVRDLYVFCYLCEDYVLNDNPEGDLKLLTSSLLAVRGQEQDPPVRRGRTLRSMAAGEDVVPPQRAPQGQPQMLTALWYRRQRLLAKTLRLWFEKSSRGRAKLEQRRREEALERKKEAARQRRREVKRRLLEELASAPPRKSARLLLHAPRAAAGPAGLPTSRRAPAAAALKPRRQPAVAPGVTGLRNLGNTCYMNSILQVLSHLQKFRECFLNLDPSTTEHLFPQATNGRAQLSGKPVGGSATELSARSHRAEACEREGLCWNGGASISRSLELIQNKEPSSKHISLCHELHTLFRVMWSGKWALVSPFAMLHSVWSLIPAFRGYDQQDAQEFLCELLHKVQQELESEGAARRILIPFSQRKLTKQVLKVVNTIFHGQLLSQVTCVSCNYKSNTIEPFWDLSLEFPERYHCIEKGFVPLNQTECLLTEMLAKFTETEALEGRIYACDQCNSKRRKSNPKPLVLSEARKQLMIYRLPQVLRLHLKRFRWSGRNHREKIGVHVVFDQVLTMEPYCCRDMLSSLDKETFAYDLSAVVMHHGKGFGSGHYTAYCYNTEGGFWVHCNDSKLNVCSVEEVCKTQAYILFYTQRTVQGNARISETQLQAQVQSRNNGEGRPQTFP encoded by the exons ATGGATAGATGCAAACATGTAGGACGGTTACGGCTCGCCCAGGACCACTCGATCCTGAACCCTCAGAAGTGGCGCTGCCTGGAGTGCGCCACCACCGAGTCCGTGTGGGCTTGCCTCAAGTGCTCCCACGTGGCCTGCGGCCGCTACATCGAAGACCACGCCCGGAAACACTTCGAGGAGACTGGACACCCGCTGGCCATGGAAGTCCGGGACCTGTACGTGTTCTGTTACCTGTGCGAGGACTACGTGCTCAACGATAACCCGGAGGGGGACCTGAAGCTGCTGACAAGCTCCCTGCTGGCCGTGCGCGGCCAGGAGCAGGACCCGCCGGTGAGGCGCGGGCGGACGCTGCGGTCCATGGCTGCGGGCGAGGACGTGGTCCCGCCGCAGCGCGCTCCTCAGGGACAGCCGCAGATGCTCACGGCTCTGTGGTACCGGCGCCAGCGCTTGCTGGCCAAAACCCTGCGGCTGTGGTTCGAGAAGAGCTCCCGGGGCCGGGCGAAGCTGGAGCAGCGGCGGCGGGAGGAGGCGCTGGAGCGCAAGAAGGAGGCGGCGCGGCAGCGGCGGCGCGAGGTGAAGCGGCGGCTGCTGGAGGAGCTGGCCAGCGCCCCTCCGCGCAAGAGCGCGCGCCTGCTCCTGCacgcgccccgcgccgccgccggccccgccgGCCTGCCTACCTCACGCCgagcgcccgccgccgccgccgccgcgctcaAGCCGCGCCGCCAGCCGGCGGTGGCCCCGGGCGTCACGGGCCTGCGCAACCTGGGCAACACCTGCTACATGAACTCCATCCTCCAGGTGCTCAGCCACCTCCAGAAGTTCCGAGAATGTTTCCTGAACCTCGACCCTTCCACAACCGAGCACCTGTTTCCCCAAGCCACCAACGGGAGGGCTCAGCTCTCGGGCAAGCCCGTCGGCGGCTCGGCCACTGAGCTGTCGGCGCGCAGCCACAGGGCCGAGGCGTGCGAGCGGGAGGGCCTCTGCTGGAACGGCGGGGCCTCCATCAgccggagcctggagctcatCCAGAACAAGGAGCCCAGCTCAAAGCACATCTCCCTCTGCCACGAGCTGCACACCCTCTTCCGAGTCATGTGGTCGGGGAAGTGGGCCCTGGTGTCGCCCTTCGCCATGCTTCACTCGGTGTGGAGCCTGATCCCCGCCTTCCGCGGCTACGACCAGCAGGATGCGCAGGAATTTCTCTGCGAGCTGCTGCACAAAgtgcagcaggagctggagtcagagggCGCCGCACGCCGCATCCTCATCCCCTTCTCCCAGAGGAAGCTCACCAAACAGGTCTTAAAGGTGGTGAACACTATATTTCACGGGCAGCTGCTCAGTCAG GTCACTTGTGTATCATGCAATTACAAGTCCAATACCATTGAGCCCTTTTGGGATCTGTCCCTGGAATTTCCAGAACGCTATCACTGCATAGAAAAGGGATTTGTCCCTTTGAATCAGACGGAGTGCCTGCTCACTGAGATGCTGGCCAagtttacagagacagaggccctGGAAGGGAGAATCTACGCTTGTGACCAGTGTAACA GCAAACGACGAAAATCCAATCCAAAACCCCTGGTTCTGAGTGAAGCTAGAAAGCAGTTAATGATCTACAGACTACCTCAGGTCCTCCGGCTGCACCTTAAAAGATTCAG GTGGTCTGGCCGTAACCATCGAGAGAAGATTGGGGTCCATGTCGTCTTTGACCAGGTATTAACCATGGAACCTTACTGCTGCAGGGACATGCTCTCCTCTCTTGACAAAGAGACCTTTGCCTATGATCTCTCCGCAGTGGTCATGCATCACGGGAAAGGGTTTGGCTCAGGACACTACACAGCCTATTGCTACAACACAGAGGGAG GTTTTTGGGTCCACTGCAATGACTCAAAGCTGAATGTATGCAGTGTCGAGGAAGTGTGCAAAACCCAGGCCTACATCCTTTTTTACACTCAAAGAACAGTGCAGGGCAATGCAAGAATCTCAGAAACCCAACTCCAAGCTCAGGTGCAGTCCCGCAACAATGGTGAAGGCAGACCCCAGACATTCCCCTGA